Sequence from the Carassius auratus strain Wakin chromosome 32, ASM336829v1, whole genome shotgun sequence genome:
GTAATCCCGTGCGAATAGGGCTTTTGACACGCCGCTCAGATCGATTCAGTCCGTTTCATGAACGAATTTACCAGACCCGTTTGAGTGTTTTGGTTCTAGACATACAAAATTTTAGTATCAAACATTAATATGCATGCAATTCAAATATGatttgcattaaaatgatttatgacaCAAAGTTGTAAagaagtttaaacaaatttgaattgaaaatacaaatacatgtacACATTTTTGTATCATCagcattaaaatgttaaattagatATTGATTAACAATGAAGTAGTAAGTGTTTGGGTCGCTTCAGTGAGATTTCAAGAAAAGGATATGAGCTGTATTTCTAAGTAGACTTACATCTCAAACTGAAAGCAACCTTTTCTCTGTACCCATTTCTCTATTAGCTTCCGGTTACTGTAATtataactgtttttatgaatacagatgcatctcaataaattagaatgttgtggaaaagttaatttatttcagtaattaaactcaaacTGAAACTTGTGTatcaaatactgtatattcagtgcacacaggctgaagtttaagtctttggttcttttaaatgtgatgattttggctcaaatttaacaaaaccccaccaattcactatctcaacaaatcagaatatggtgacatgccaatcagctaatcaactcaaaatacCTGTAAAGGTTtcatgagccttcaaaatggtctctcagtttggttcactgggctacacaatcactgggaagactgctgatctgacaattgtccagaagaaaatcattgacacccttcacaaggagggtaagacacaaaacATCCATTGCCAaggaagctggctgttcacagagtgctgtatccaagcatgttaacagaaagttgagtggaaggaaaaagtgtggaagaaaagatgcacaactaactgagagaaccgcagagttccatagagtctggaggaagggtggagaagctcatagcacaagttgcctgaagtccagtgttaagtttccacagtctgtgatgatttggggtgcaatgtcatctgctggtgttggtccattgtgttttttgaaaaccaaagtcactgcacccatttaccaagaagttttggagcacttcatgcttccttctgctgactagtggtcgactgatattgttgtttttttttgacagaagatgctgatatcttggaaagcagtgGGCCGATAGCTGATATAAAGCCGATATgttatatataccgtatttttcggactataagtcgcacctgagtataagtcgagTATAAgttaagtctttgagaatggGTGGTGCAtcagaccaggggctcatctcctgtttccaaaatgcataacaaactgcttgagaaagctgtaaacgagttccacattgcacaaggtgcaaacaaccttattcccgtttcacacataatccgtctgcagtgtgtatgcattgcgtatttttttatgcacccatgtTTACGGATTCCAGCATTCACGCACGTGGTTGCTGTCCGTCAGTGtgttccaggagcggtgcgtctgcagcagtgcagcgatcgtttacgtaccgagtagcggactgcaaacgcgtcctgtgtgaaagcacaatgagtatgagtccgtgctgcttctgcaccataTACGAAATGCatacggactgcatacgcactgcagatggattatgtgtgaaacaggcatgcgTCTTgacgaggtttccattgggaagcttcttaaaacaaaaataataattccctgaagcaaacccggcgggcggcatcagctgcatccatgttagcacgtcacgtttgatgtggtaatttcacagtaggcatacacacaggtttaaagactcgttctcgccccctacagattcggctaggtatacatccacGCTAAattatcaaggtgaaagtcatcatagctcacgtatagacccagctcccaacccaactttgagaatagattaacggcgatatttttttttattgcccgaTAACAGTCTCCCGTtaatgcagcacgttaacgccgataacggcccaccattaatttatatatttgaaatcatttgacaatggattaaaacctgtataaaataaacatactttagatgataaagtatttttcacaaataaataaatattaaataaaaatatatttaaaaaggaagtaaacatcAGGAATCATATTTCTCCAAATTATAGCCAAGGTAACACTctttttacatacagtacacagtgaaaatgacatgaatatgacagtgggcgaaTGCATACagcacagcataatttgaaataatgtttaaaggttgaagcattcaattcacactgacttagactggccagcaaactcaccagacctgaaccccatagagaatctctggggtattgtcaagaggaagatgagaaacaagagaccaaaaaatgcagatgagctgaaggccactgacaaagaaacctgggcttccattccACCTCAGCAgcgccacaaactgatcacctccatgccacgccgaattgaggcagtaattaaagcaaaaggagcccctaccatgTATTGAGTccagtacagtaaatgaacatactttccagaaggccaacaattcactaaaactgtttttttttttattctaatttgttgagattttggggtttttgttaaatgtgagcccaaATCATCACGATTAAATGAACcaactatttcagtctgtgtgcattgaatttatttgatacacAAGTTacaaaatttgagttgaattactgacataaatgaacttttccactacattcttatttactgagatgcacctgtatctgAATGTCCCAATCACCCTGCTTAAAAACCACTCCTCATCGTCCATTTCAGTAAACCTCAACAGGTTAAAGAATATGATATGTCAGTTTGGAAACGTAATCAactttccctccctctctctgcaGAATGCCTTCGACAATGCTCTGAAAAATGCTGGGAGCAAGTTAGTGGTGGTGGACTTCACAGCCACATGGTGCGGGCCCTGCCAGAACATCGCTCCATTCTATAAAGTGAGCATCCGGGATTCAGAGTGACATCTGGAGCTGTCATGTTTATTCTATAGAGGCCTCCGGAATCACAGGGAGTGGCTCTGTTGTTGTGCTGTGTTGTCGGGGCAACCATCAGGGAAGCTTCCTTAAGAATTAAAGCTAGAATCATTTACAGAATATAAATGAGAAGCAGTGCTGATAAAGAAAGAAGAGAGGGATAAAAGACAAAAGAGTGCTGATTTATTCCTTAAAGTAAATATCTATTTTGAGATTTCGGTGTAGTTGAGAACTAACCAAATGAACCCTCAGCCACATACAGTCAAACTttcaacatttcacacattatcacagtttattcgctatagtttagaactgtggttttcaacctgtgtgCCACGAAACGACAGTAATTGTTGTTTCAGCTGCTGTGACAAGAATGTTTGTATtcgtaaaatacaaaaatgagcATTGCATGAACAAACTAATTTACACTGGCTCAACAAAGTATCTTTATTGAGTAGAATTAAAAATCTAGTGTTTAGAAAATTACTGCATCAAGTTgtcttacttttttaaaaaagtattctcaacaatttattttttacagtgcaattactattaaaagaaataataatattgataatatatacataaaaatgtctAAGACGAGAATAACATAACaatttcatataattaaaataaaaataaaaaaatattaaactgtaactatgcttccactattcgagctcgctgattggtttaagaataaaccgccaatttatcttagatatttttattttatcttagatatttatttttgctgcatatgctacagaacaacagcagttgtgctaagcggtgccagcccgagttattttttgttcaatcccagtttattcaacaaagacagtaacaatctagcttctgattAGTCAGTTATTAACCTAACAACAAcgaggtgagtaaattattttgcagtgggccgcgatgtgtttggttgtgtgggccgtgaGTTGAAAAATGTTGGGAAACCACTGGTTTAGAAAATGGCGTGTGGTTGGTTGGTGGTTAAAGTAATGCCAAATGTCAAAATATATCATTTCCAtatctaaaatacatattttacagtcactgttatgcACATCAATCATAAACACAGCTTAAAAGCTTCCGACcagtgaaatcatgtaaataacacaaataaatatatggaacatatttatatttatatttatatggaatttatatatatcgttttttcaagtttgtaggtatTCAGGTgcagaaactgaataatcaaatgtttaaatagcattgcatagtcttcactgtataacGTGAATATATATTAGTTCTTgttcaaacaaaacattaattcagtcaagagcagtgaaagaTTTTCTTCTGTGGGCCCTAATCATCACCACCTTTCCCCCCCACAAGCGATGGTCTTGGGTAGAACGCAAAATAtttcaatacaagcatttcaaatgtattttttggaacatttcaatttcatgaaatcaacatttcaacatttcataGGAGTCAGGAGTCAGATTGGATTGATCACAGGTTGAGAGGATAGACAGCTGACGGACCATACTggaggatttgctgctcaacagatCCTGAGCTCATTGACAAATATCTGCTCTCCCTTTTCACAGAGCGCGCATTATTGCAAAATCTCTCATCCCTAGTtgcaatattagaatgattaggGAGCGGGTGGGACTGGACACAAAAATCACTATAGCATCCGGTAATGGTCAAAAAATCAGCTAGAGTGGGATTAAGAAAACAGACCCTTGCAGGGCTCTAATACAAAAGCAAACACAATGATTGGCCACTGTAGAAAGCAAAAGCCGAATCCTGGACAATTTGGGCGATTTAGACATTTCTTGGTCCTATAAGGAGGACATGTCCAGGAAGAAGAGGACGTTTGGTCACCGTAGCTTAAGCAAAACAAATtttggtaacttttttttttatcaacttagTGGTACTCAACTGTGTGACAAATTTTTGGATATAAGCCTAATATGTcagtttattttgctatcctcacttacatgaatgaattatagtgtcctgcacccactaaattatatctggtgtctgaatagtttttggtttgactgtatgtaACCTACAGTACATAAAAATCATTAACCGGTTGTTTACTTCTACTTTCACTCGGTACACATAAATTTGTATCTGATTTAGACGATAAAAGAAAGCATAGGCAAATTTAACGAATGAGACAGAATGAATGAAATCTGAAGTTCAAAGGAAGTGCTTTGATTGCAACCTCTGCTTTTTCCTACCCCCCTCTACAGGCGCTGTCTGAAAAAGAAGAGAACAAAAATGTCGTGTTTCTAAAGGTGGATGTGGATGATGCACAGGTTAGTCACCTGGTGTCTTTTTTCCCCTTATGAATGCACTTGAAAGCCTACAGACTTCTGAGCCAAATGAACAGAACACCCTTTTGACATAGATTCACCATCTGGGTTTTACTTTCATTTGAATACTGGCCTCCCTATCTCCCTCCCATCAACAAGCATTTCTGTAATATAATGTATTCAGATACTCACAGACAGCCTTACCTTTTGTAAGCGACCCAAACCCATTAGAACATCCCAGCACCCCCGGTGGCTGTTGTCCCGATCGGCTTGCTGATAGTGTGTTATTTGATTCACTGGATTGCGCTCAGAAAGGATATTGGCGGTCATTCACAGTTTTATCAGAGGTTGATCGAGACGGTGCCAGAATGGGACAGTTCTGGTGGTTGCCCATGTTGTTATGGTTACAAGCACTAGCTTTTATTACAATACTGTGTTGCAAAGCAGATGGGAGGCAGGCCGTGTGCGCGTTTGAAAGCTGAATTCTTGATACACGTTTGCGATTTGTTAAAATGTCATGCTTTTTGCTTGACATTTAAATCACAAGCTAAGAATGACAAATGTGAGCAGAGCGTTTGAAGGTTCTGATAACAGTGCACATATCCAGCAGACCTTATTGGGACTGAATTCAAGAATGgtgcaaaacataatttaagatgaaatgaatatgaaacagatgatttttctAACCGAATCAgggatatgtttttatttttaattttgacagCCTTCGAGCCTGTCATAGACGTAACTTCAGCCCTCTCTTACAAAAGAGCTCAGACTGAGCAAAAAGAAAAGACAGCAAAATGAAAGATGCTTACACGTGATAAACCTAGTCAGACATGATGACCGCTTCGTTTTCTCTTATCTAGGATGTGGCATCTTTCTGTGACATCAAATGTATGCCAACATTCCATTTCTACAAGGATGGAAAGAAGGTAAAGCATCACATTTGGAGGTTTTCTGTCCTATTTTTTGTGATCTTCTGaggaactattttttttattagctgtttttgGCAGTTTAAACTGTTGTGCTGTAACCGATTCAACAATTGTTTTTCAGATTGATGAATTTTCTGGATCAAATCAGTCTAAGCTGGAGGAGAAGCTCAATCtgcataaaactgaagaaaaGCACACAAACCAACCACTGTAATAACTAATTAGTTATTAAGAAGTTAGAGTCAAATACAGAAACATTGTTCTCAACCTCTAACTCTAACTCACTCTAATTTTATCTGCTACATTTATATCCCATTTTATTTTAGCCTACATGcagaaacaaaacattttgttactttttttgggCCTATATAATGGCTCtctaatgtattttatgtttgtatgaAATAAAACCTTTAAAGGAAATGAAAAGTTGACTTTTACAAAATTCTTGTATTGTACAATTTGTTcaggtcaaatgtttaatagtcATATGAGACAGGCAAGTATAACAAACTGGAGTTTAATtgaaaattcttcaaaattaaAAGTGGGAATGAGAATTACAGTTGGTTCTCATATAGTAGTGTTatctaaaacatgaaaataatagtttatatacATGTACACTGGACAATCACATCATTTTTACACATCATACAAGTTCATGTATATAGCAGCAGCATATATTTAATACTGTTTAATTTTCTACATGaaaaaaatacagctttattttacaaaaccacTTGGAGCtttctgagagaaagagaaaatgttttTCCAACACATTCAGACTCGAATCCTTGTGGTGTggcacattaaaaatgaaagtatGCAGATCTTCTTTTTCTGAAAGACAATAATTAATAATCCAAGATCAGCTGAAGACCATTAAATATCCTTTTTGATCCAAATATTACCACCATAACTAAATacaattcaaaaacatttatgatCGTACTTTCTTGAGGCATTGGTGCATTTGGTGCAGTTCAGACTGATGGACCATGAAAATGTAACTAAGTTCATTTAATTCTTAAATTGACCAAGTGTCCAGTAAATCTCCTAATTGTGAATCACTCTAACTGGTTACGATAGCTGCAGCATGCAATTATCTGAGGGGATGTGGATATCGAGCTGACTAGCTGGAAATGCTTTCAGTAAAACTGTCAGATCGATAGTACTTTACTGAGAGACTGTATTTGCTCAATAAAATCATGACACTGGTACtgaatcagtaaataaataaaaaattagggAAGAAGCTAATTACTTAAAAGAATGA
This genomic interval carries:
- the LOC113052117 gene encoding thioredoxin; the encoded protein is MVIVIEDKNAFDNALKNAGSKLVVVDFTATWCGPCQNIAPFYKALSEKEENKNVVFLKVDVDDAQDVASFCDIKCMPTFHFYKDGKKIDEFSGSNQSKLEEKLNLHKTEEKHTNQPL